From the genome of Miscanthus floridulus cultivar M001 chromosome 10, ASM1932011v1, whole genome shotgun sequence, one region includes:
- the LOC136490135 gene encoding cytosolic sulfotransferase 5-like, translating into MNRGEEQQQLGLEDLLGTMSTAAPPAAVPAAAGEEVATAPASSEATAAPSTRKHRNPSLYANVPAAEIIDSLPLETRLMVRRRQYGGFWQAEFLLKGMAAAGTCFEPEASDIFLASLPKSGTTWLKALAFATLNRATHSPSDGQHPLNHRNPHDCVGFLEFMIIQQQQHDDAGARGLYEALPSSPRLFATHLPYSQLPHAITEEGSRCRIVYVCRDPKDVLISYWNFYKKVEATAAATAGGDGDGQDSAGVTKFEEAFELFCEGRFPGGPHWLHALEYWHASQRRPDQVLFLRYEDMLGDPVGNLKKLAAFMGCTFSEEDEEDGVVDQIVELCSLENLKSKDVNKNGSTRLGIKSESFFRKGQVGDWKNYMTMDMAARLDKIVEEATRGSGLTFGDSSLLGRG; encoded by the exons ATGAACAGGGGCGAGGAGCAACAACAACTCGGTCTGGAGGACCTTCTG GGCACCATGAGCACTGCTGCTCCCCCTGCAGCCGTCCCCGCAGCCGCCGGTGAAGAAGTGGCTACTGCACCTGCATCATCGGAAGCAACAGCAGCTCCCTCGACGAGGAAGCATAGGAACCCGAGTCTGTACGCCAACGTACCTGCAGCTGAGATAATTGACTCGCTCCCCCTGGAGACGCGGCTCATGGTGCGCCGTCGGCAGTATGGAGGCTTCTGGCAAGCTGAGTTCCTACTCAAGGGCATGGCTGCCGCTGGCACATGCTTCGAGCCAGAAGCATCAGACATCTTCCTCGCCAGCTTACCCAAGTCCGGCACCACCTGGCTCAAGGCCCTTGCCTTCGCGACGCTCAACCGTGCCACACACTCGCCGTCCGACGGCCAACACCCGCTCAACCACCGGAACCCGCACGACTGTGTCGGCTTCCTGGAGTTCATGatcatccagcagcagcagcacgacgACGCCGGTGCTAGGGGTTTGTATGAGGCCCTCCCTTCTTCTCCACGGCTGTTTGCAACACACCTTCCCTACTCCCAGCTTCCCCATGCCATCACGGAGGAGGGTTCCCGGTGCCGGATCGTGTACGTATGCCGGGATCCCAAGGACGTGCTCATCTCCTACTGGAACTTCTACAAGAAGGTGGAAGCGACGGCAGCCGCCACTGCcggtggcgacggcgacggccagGACTCTGCAGGCGTGACCAAATTCGAGGAGGCTTTTGAGCTCTTCTGTGAGGGACGGTTCCCCGGAGGGCCACACTGGCTGCATGCCCTAGAATACTGGCACGCAAGCCAGAGGAGGCCGGACCAGGTGCTGTTCCTCAGGTACGAAGACATGCTGGGAGATCCGGTGGGTAACCTCAAGAAGCTAGCAGCGTTCATGGGGTGCACCTtctctgaggaggacgaggaggatggGGTGGTGGATCAGATCGTGGAGCTGTGCAGCTTGGAGAATCTCAAGAGCAAGGACGTCAACAAGAACGGGAGTACGCGGCTGGGCATCAAGAGTGAGTCATTCTTCAGGAAGGGGCAGGTCGGCGACTGGAAAAACTACATGACCATGGACATGGCGGCGAGGCTGGATAAGATTGTTGAGGAGGCCACCCGAGGTTCTGGGCTCACctttggggactcctcactcctcggtcgAGGTTAA